GCAGCACCGCGAGCGCCTGCTGCCGCAGCGCGTCGACGTCCGCGCCCGGTGCGCGCGACGCGTCGTACAACGGCGCGATCGCACTGGTTGCGAGGTCCACATAATGGCGAAGCTCGATTTCCTTGCTTGACAGGTACGCCGCCTGCATCGTCGAGTGTTGCGTCGCCGCAAGCGCGGTGGCCTGCTGCCGCACGCCGATTCCGATGCCGGCGATGGCCGCGAGGAACGGCACGACCGCGAGCAGAAAGATCTTCGTCTTGAGATTCATCGTAGAAGCGCGGCACTCTACGTAGTAGTACGTAGAGCGGTTACGTAATTGTCCGCTTGTCGCTAACTGGGCGAAAGCGAATACTACACGCCCACAGCATGGCGCACCTTCGCCATGCGCCGCGCCGCGTTACGCTACGATGCAACACACCGGCGGCGCGCGGGGCCCGGTCCCATGCCGGGCATTCAGATAATCACAAACAGGAGACGCCATGAATCGGACTTCCAGTTTCGTCGTCTGGACGCTTGTCGCGCTGCTTGGCGCGTTCGCGTTCGGCACCATCGCGCTCGCGCAAGGCGAGCGGGTCAGCGCGTTATGGATCGTGATCTGCGCGATCTGCGTATACCTGATCGCCTACCGCTTCTATAGCCGCTTCATCGCCAGCAAGGTGCTGCAACTCGACGGCCTGCGGATGACGCCGGCCGTGCGCTACAACGACGGCCTCGACTACGTGCCGACGAATCGCATCGTGCTGTTCGGTCACCACTTCGCGGCGATCGCGGGCGCGGGTCCGCTGGTCGGTCCGGTGCTCGCCGCGCAGATGGGTTATCTGCCCGGCATGCTGTGGATTCTCGCGGGCGTCGTGTTCGCGGGCGCGGTGCAGGACTTCGTCGTGCTGTTCATCTCGACGCGCCGTGACGGCCGCTCGCTCGGCGACCTCGTGAAGATGGAACTCGGGCCGATCCCCGGCGTGATCGCGCTGTTCGGCACGTTCCTGATCATGATCATCATCCTCGCGGTGCTCGCGCTGATCGTCGTGAAGGCGCTGACGAATTCGCCGTGGGGCACGTTCACCGTCGCCGCGACGATTCCGATCGCGCTGTTCATGGGCGTCTATCTGCGCTTCATCCGCCCGGGCAGGATCGGCGAAGTGTCGATCATCGGCTTCGTGCTGCTGATGGCGTCGATCGCGTTCGGCCAGACCGTGCACGATTCGCCGGAACTCGCCGCGTGGTTCACGTTCACCGGCACGCAACTGACGTGGATCCTGATCGGCTACGGCTTCGTCGCATCGGTGCTGCCGGTGTGGCTGCTGCTCGCGCCGCGCGATTACCTGTCCACGTTCCTGAAGATCGGCACGATCGTCGCGCTCGCGGTCGGCATCCTGATCGTCGCGCCGGAACTGAAGATGCCGGCGCTGACGAAGTTCGTCGACGGCTCCGGTCCGGTGTGGTCGGGCAACCTGTTCCCGTTCCTGTTCATCACGATCGCGTGCGGTTCGGTGTCGGGCTTCCACGCGCTGATCTCGTCGGGCACGACGCCGAAGCTGCTCGACAACGAAACCAACGCGCGCTTCATCGGCTACGGCGGCATGCTGATGGAGTCGTTCGTCGCGATCATGGCGCTCGTCGCCGCGTCGGTGATCGAGCCGGGCGTGTACTTCGCGATGAACGCGCCGCTCGCGGTGCTCGGCACGACGCCGGACGCCGTTGCGCACACGGTCGGCCAGTGGGGCTTCGTGCTGACGCCCGACATGCTCACGCAGACCGCGCAGGCGGTCGGCGAAACGACGATCGTGTCGCGCGCCGGCGGCGCGCCGACGCTGGCGGTCGGCATGGCGCAGATCCTGCACCAGGTGATCGGCGGCCAGGCGATGATGGCGTTCTGGTATCACTTCGCGATCCTGTTCGAGGCGCTGTTCATCCTGACCGCGGTCGATGCGGGCACGCGCGCGGGCCGCTTCATGCTGCAGGATCTGCTCGGCACGTTCCATCCGTCGCTCAAGCGCACCGAATCGCTGCCGGCCAACCTGATCGCGACCGGCCTGTGCGTCGCCGCGTGGGGCTACTTCCTGTATCAGGGCGTCGTCGATCCGCTCGGCGGCATCAATACGCTGTGGCCGCTGTTCGGCATCTCGAACCAGATGCTCGCGGGCATCGCGCTGATGCTCGGCACCGTCGTGCTGTTCAAGATGAAGCGCGAACGCTACGCGTGGGTGACCGCCGCGCCGACGCTGTGGCTGCTCATCTGCACGCTGACCGCCGGCTCGCAGAAGATCTTCTCGGCCGACCCGAAGGTGAGTTTCGTCGCGCACGCGTCGAAGCTGTCGGCGGCGCTCGCGGACGGCAAGATCGTCGCGCCGGCGAAGTCGGTCGAGCAGATGCAGCAGATGATCTTCAACGACTACGTCGATGCGGGGCTGTCCGCGCTGTTCATCTTCGTGGTCGTCGCGGTCGTCGTGTACGGGCTGATCGCGATCGTTCGCGCGCGCCGCATCGATCGTCCGACCGTGAAGGAAGCGCCGTACGAGCCGATGCCGGTCGGCGGCGTCGTCTCGCGCGCGGGCGCCGCGCATTGATAAAGGAGCGCACGATGTTCACCGGACTGCGTGACAACGTTCAGACCGCCGGCCGTTACCTTGGCCAGGCGATGCGGCTGATGGTCGGCCTGCCGGACTACGACGGTTACGTCGCGCACCTGCGCGCGACGCATCCGGACCGGCCCGTGATGACGTACGAGGAGTTCTTCCGCGAGCGTCAGAACGCGCGGTACGGGTCCGGCGCGGGCAAGTGCTGCTGATGGCGGGCCTGAAACCGTCCGCCTGAATCGGAATTGGGCGGACGAAGGAAAAGAAAAGCGCGACGGTCGACAGGCCGTTGCGCTTTTTTCATGCGGCCCGTAGCGGCGCGTAACCGGAACGGAAAAGAGAAAGGGCGCAACGGAACGAACCGTTGCGCCCTTTCCGGTGCGCGAAGCATGCGCCGCCTGCGAGGCGGCGCGGCGGACTCAATGCGCGGCGACCGTCGCCGGCTTCTTCGTCTGCGCGGCGACCTTGATCTCCTCGAGCTTGATCTCGACGTGGCGCGAGAACACGTACTCGGCGGGCCGCTGGCCTTCGAGCGGGATGTCCTTCGCGAACGCGCCTTTGGTCCGCGGGCCGGTCAGCGACACCTTTAGCGCCTTCAGCGGGTGCGCGACCGTGTCCATCACGGCGGTCGCCTCGAAGCCGCAGTGGACCATGCAGTCCGCGCACTTCTCGTAGTTGCCGGTGCCGTACTTGTCCCAGTCGGTGGTTTCCATCAGCTCCTTG
The Paraburkholderia caballeronis genome window above contains:
- a CDS encoding carbon starvation CstA family protein, giving the protein MNRTSSFVVWTLVALLGAFAFGTIALAQGERVSALWIVICAICVYLIAYRFYSRFIASKVLQLDGLRMTPAVRYNDGLDYVPTNRIVLFGHHFAAIAGAGPLVGPVLAAQMGYLPGMLWILAGVVFAGAVQDFVVLFISTRRDGRSLGDLVKMELGPIPGVIALFGTFLIMIIILAVLALIVVKALTNSPWGTFTVAATIPIALFMGVYLRFIRPGRIGEVSIIGFVLLMASIAFGQTVHDSPELAAWFTFTGTQLTWILIGYGFVASVLPVWLLLAPRDYLSTFLKIGTIVALAVGILIVAPELKMPALTKFVDGSGPVWSGNLFPFLFITIACGSVSGFHALISSGTTPKLLDNETNARFIGYGGMLMESFVAIMALVAASVIEPGVYFAMNAPLAVLGTTPDAVAHTVGQWGFVLTPDMLTQTAQAVGETTIVSRAGGAPTLAVGMAQILHQVIGGQAMMAFWYHFAILFEALFILTAVDAGTRAGRFMLQDLLGTFHPSLKRTESLPANLIATGLCVAAWGYFLYQGVVDPLGGINTLWPLFGISNQMLAGIALMLGTVVLFKMKRERYAWVTAAPTLWLLICTLTAGSQKIFSADPKVSFVAHASKLSAALADGKIVAPAKSVEQMQQMIFNDYVDAGLSALFIFVVVAVVVYGLIAIVRARRIDRPTVKEAPYEPMPVGGVVSRAGAAH
- a CDS encoding YbdD/YjiX family protein; this translates as MFTGLRDNVQTAGRYLGQAMRLMVGLPDYDGYVAHLRATHPDRPVMTYEEFFRERQNARYGSGAGKCC